The Desulfosoma sp. region TGGATGTTACTCACAGCCTTTGCCCTTGTTTTAGGGGAATCGACGGCATGGGCTGCGGAAAAATTAGTTTTCGGCATTGGTGTTCGATCCGCCTTCACCGCTATCGAAAAAAAGGAAACCTTTCATCTTCACGAGCTCATCGCCTACCACACTCTGCCATGGGATTGGCAGTGGAAAGGCGGCTGGGTGGTGGATACTTTCTGGGAAATCCATTTCGGACTTCTGAGCGCCGCCGATGAAGAATCTGTTCTGATTTCCACTGGTCCCATGGTAACGCTTCAAACCCCCTGGAAATGGTTGGCTTTCATGGCAGCCTTTCGCCCTGCGTTCCTGGAACAACACACCTTTGGTAAAGAAAACCTGGGCGGAGAAATCCAATTCACCGAAGAAATCGGTTTCAATGTAACCCTTACCAAGTACCTTTCCATCGGGTATCGCTTTCAGCATCTTTCCAACGCCAACCTCTACAAAAACAATCCAGGGTTGGACTTCCATGCCGTTGAACTAAGATGCCTTCTGCCATGATTTCCCATGAGATTCATGGGTATGTAACATGAGAGGCGTTCTTCGCATTGTAGCGATCGTCGTGGGTGCGTTGGTGCTCTTTGCGGCTGCCCTCTGGGGAGCCATGCAAAGCCCGGCGGTGAAGCGATGGCTTGCTCACAAACTTTCCAACAAACTTTCCGGGCCTCAGACCACGGTTCGTATAGGAACAATAACCGGCTGGATTCCTTTCGAGATGGGGATCAGCGAGGTGGAAATCGCCGACGGCCATGGTGCGTGGCTGAGAGCTCAGGACATGTACCTCAAATGGCGTCCCACGCAACTACTTCAAGGTCGAGTACATATCCAGTTTGTGAGCGTTCGAGAAGCCCGTGTGGCTCGTGGGCCTTTTTCGAATCGCTCTTCCCAGGACGTTCAAGAGCCTACCCCGTGGACCTTGCCTGTTCTTCCTTTACCTATTCTAGTGGATAAGCTTTTCCTGCATCAGGTGATTTTCGACACGCCGGTCTTAGGCATGTCTCTCGTGGCAGCCCTTGAAGGTTTCCTCACCTATGATCCTAAGGACGGGATTCAAAAAGTCTTTCTCAAGCTCGTGGCCAACCACGCTCAGCGGGAATCGTTTCTCATCGTGCAAGCGCTTCTGCAACCCAAGTCGCCTCGATTCCATGGATCTCTTATTTTTTCGGAACAAGAAAACGGTTGGGTCGCCACACGGTTGGCCTTAAAAAACTTCGGCCCTCTTCACCTCCAAACGCGGCTTCATGGGGACACCGTTGCAAATGTCATCGACACTTTATGGATTGAATCCTTAAACATTGAGTCTCGCCCTTTTCTTCTTTCAGCCTCGGGAG contains the following coding sequences:
- a CDS encoding acyloxyacyl hydrolase — its product is MRLKNWMLLTAFALVLGESTAWAAEKLVFGIGVRSAFTAIEKKETFHLHELIAYHTLPWDWQWKGGWVVDTFWEIHFGLLSAADEESVLISTGPMVTLQTPWKWLAFMAAFRPAFLEQHTFGKENLGGEIQFTEEIGFNVTLTKYLSIGYRFQHLSNANLYKNNPGLDFHAVELRCLLP